A genomic segment from Dermacentor silvarum isolate Dsil-2018 chromosome 11, BIME_Dsil_1.4, whole genome shotgun sequence encodes:
- the LOC119433167 gene encoding uncharacterized protein LOC119433167: MAGASVNFDKSRGFWLGMWALTPSVFSNIHWNQSSLRYLGVPLDNFRNSGPHWTSAITTIRRKVTTWQGRDLSIFARAKACDIFLASKLLYVLQVLHCSRIHVQAFHRIFACFIWQLSWEAMRRDNLFLPLEKGGLSLVHLFARQLVMRLFYLKNVRHPFLLAVNRTRLASHLPFLFVMTNSAPELPLWGFLKELVGTISFLKTRFTLEYLFSVDRTSLNIALVNNLFPAPMYRKPYLSLCGQDVLCRVRRMCITPAAKTFSFKLHTSTLPVKTWLHEKGLYVPWNTNCRLCSQPETIEHCFILCRDAFYFWDILQRTFKKEFPLTPYGIRLLPFKKTISNAPYDLFMLLGLYSLWRSRMIDRHTEPPRSTRSVFREEAAQVRSVLVTSDPVPEWISYLDACVCLPDF, from the coding sequence ATGGCAGGAGCTAGTGTAAATTTTGATAAAAGTAGGGGGTTTTGGCTAGGCATGTGGGCTCTAACTCCCTCTGTGTTCTCGAATATTCATTGGAATCAGTCTTCGCTGCGATATCTTGGTGTGCCTCTCGATAACTTCCGTAATAGTGGACCTCATTGGACATCCGCGATAACCACAATCCGTCGAAAGGTGACAACCTGGCAGGGACGCGATTTATCCATTTTCGCAAGAGCTAAGGCGTGCGATATATTCCTTGCTtctaagcttctttatgttttgcaggtcttgcactgctctcgcatccatgttcaggcattccacagaatatttgcatgttttatttggcagttatcatgggaagccatgagaagggataatctttttcttccacttgagaagggaggtctcagtcttgtgcatttgtttgcgagacaattggtcatgcgattattttaccttaaaaatgtccgtcatcctttcctccttgcagttaatagaacacgtcttgcttcacacctcccttttctttttgtcatgaCAAACTCTGCTCCAGAACTGCCGTTATGGGGCTTCCTAAAAGAACTCGTGGGCACTATTTCATTTTTAAAAACCAGATTCACAttagaatatttatttagcgttgatcgaacatcgctaaatatagcacttgtaaataacCTTTTCCCTGCACCTATGTATCGAAAGCCATATTTGTCTCTATGTGGTCAAGATGTTCTTTGCCGTGTTCGTCGAATGTGCataacgccagcagcgaaaacattttcctttaagctgcacacttccaccctgccagttaaaacatggcttcatgagaaaggattgtatgtaccgtggaatacaaattgtagactgtgcagccaacctgagacaatagaacattgctttattctttgtcgtgatgcattttatttttgggacattttacaaagaactttcaaaaaagaatttcctctaacaccttacggtatccggttacttcctttcaaaaagacaatcagtaatgcaccatatgatttgtttatgttattaggactgtattcattatggagaagccgaatgatcgacagacataccgagccaccccgctcgacaaggtctgtctttcgagaagaggctgctcaagtgcggagtgtgCTTGTAACCTCTGAccccgttcctgaatggatttcgtatctggacgcttgtgtttgtttacccgatttttga